The Vanacampus margaritifer isolate UIUO_Vmar chromosome 20, RoL_Vmar_1.0, whole genome shotgun sequence genome contains the following window.
TACTGCATCCTCAGCCTCACCGCCATGACTGTGTACACCGGCACCCAACATTTGGTGAGACCAATTggttcttttttcttctctgccCTGCCTGCAATTGAGTTGGATTTTTTAGTATTGCCCAGCCTGTGCCGCCAGGGCTCATATTGTTGACATCGCATGGAATGCTTACATCTCCGAAACCTTCattttacagaaaacaaaaaaacaattctgtatgctcgagcataaaaaatgtataaatactttttggacaatgaaggacaaagtattagaaaacgtatttatatgtttttgtgtttgaataagttaaatacaacaaacatgaaataaaagactttttaaaaaGAGCATATGCATGTAATAAAAATTTAGTTTAGCATTTGTAACTTTCAATTTAGCAGCATATGATTAatgaactagaaaaattcccgcggaaattttgaattgggactgctgactctttggtaatgatctgaacagtttaaaatttaaaccactggaatcgctcaagaaatgtggaagttaaccataatgaacatcaactaaaagtatctcactgtccctgaaaatgtatttcaaaaaatgtaaatgagctgaacagtttaaaatttaaatgactggaatcggtcaagaaatgtggaagttaaccataatctaaaaatatgtcactgtcactttaagagcgcacacacacatttttgacttggagccatcACGCGccccccacattccattgagattgcatgagagaagcaccccttcaacaaaagcctctcacgacttaacggttgaagatacagattcaagaaataactcgttagaacggcaagggtttggggaacacgagcatgttctcattttcttaatcggataaaaaatgaccaaatgagagcaggttgaaaacttatgatttatcagaaatggagagaggaaggcgcctgaaattaacatgtaaaagacaggcgaattagtccgacttctcttgcttaaggtgaaaataaaggtactaaatgacaccttagccaaataaaagttagtttgtctgaaagaagacactcgtgactacaaaatgtgagaatttgatgtctagtgagcaaagattgtggccatggtgacgagttgaagtgacgtcacgcacccacattgcattgagattgaatgagagacacacacctcaaagaagagcctcccacgacttaactcttcaagatacagattcaagaaatggctcgttagaacggcaagggtttggggaacacgagcatgttctgtcatgaaaaattcctacaaaatgagctaaaatttgtatcggtcggataacgtatgcgtgcacagcgtgtcttggaaaaaggtgcttgatgtgtgattttttctttccatttcccattcatttctatggcactttttggggtattgcgtcgccatggtaagtgggaattcctagaaaaataatgccgcaccgagtccgatcgagccgcatcgtttgatacctcatttgtcccggtgcgatctacggtacgggccgcatttaagcggaaaaatcggtggaagatgatataataataatttacgcaacaataaacccctttctgtaggatagtaatatgtgctgcttgctacgcaaagcagtcccataataatttacgcaacaataaaccccttgttctaggaatagtaatatgtgctgcttgcttgctacgctcagcagtcccataataaacccatttttgtaggatagtaatatgtgctgcttgcttgctacgctcagcagtcccataataataataaacccttttttctaggaatagtaatatgtgctgcttgcttgctacgctcagcagtcccataataataagcccatttttgtaggatagtaatatgtgctgcttgctacgctcagcagtcccataataaacccctttctgtaggatagtaatatgtgctgcttgcttcgcaagcagtcccataataactacaaaataaagaatattgacattattaaaacaaaatgtgcatttatATTACAGGAACATGCAGCATGaacttgtacatgtatatatgtaacgCCACCATATCCTTTTTTGATCCGTCATAATCATTATTTGACACCTTTTAGAACCAGATGCGCGCCATTGTCCCAAGTCTGATTGTTGCCATCAAACACCTTATTAAAGCAGATGAGGTAAATGTATTCTAATATCCCTGtgcttttcaaatttatttgtatttttaaagtgACTCAACTATATTTAACATGCCTATTTGTTCAATCAGAGCCAAGCTAGTGAGGCAATGGAGGTGTTCAATGAGCTAATGGAGAGTGAGGTGTCCATCATTGTGCCTTTCGTTGAAGACATGGTTCGCTTCTTCTTGGAGGTGGGGAGCTACATGTCATCTGTAATTACAAGCATTTGTTAACTTTATCTTAAAATGTTCTGACGTGCATGTGTTGTTGGCGCTAGGTGGGCAGTGACATCACGCTGACTGACTCACTGCGTGTCAAAGCTCTCTCTTGCGTTGCCTTTCTTATCAAGTTAAAGAGCAAGGTATGGTCATACATCAACAagacttaaaggggaagtcaacgtgaagcttttcttgacaataatctgTTATATAAGACTTCACTAGtcgaaacatgacattctgattaacaatacagtacatttgtggaatattgctagtggcaagatggccgccccctgaaatggataaaactgactggattttgctgttttacgcaatattaatcagaataccatattatattttgtacttttttacttttagaaTTTTTTACCTTGTATTTCCTGCTTTAATGCTGTAGATGGTGCTGAAGCAGAAGCTGCTACTCCCCATACTGCAGGCCATCTTCCCTATTTTAACCGCAGAACCGCCACCTGGTGAGCACGACCctgaggatgatgaagatgacgacGGAGATGGCACAGACAACGACAATCCTAAACATTGTGCTGCTCAGGTTTGTAAAAGTCTCTGTGCTGCAATTTATAGTGTGGAGGAGTCTGTTGATTCAAGTAAAAGCCTTATGAAGAATTGTACTTGGTAATACACAGGTTATTGACACCATGGCGCTCCATATGCCCCCGGAGAAACTCTTTAATCAACTGGTAAGTAATCCCTTTTTCCCCTAATTCTTTCTACGCAACAATTATCGTGTCCTCACTTTTCAAGAATTCGTTCTCACAGCAGCAACGTTACCCGAATTCATCAGAACAGGTTGTAGCCAATCACTAACCTATGTTGGCACAGTAAGAAAATCAgattaacagtaaatattaattggaaaaacatttcTAGAGCACAAATTGTTGCGCAAAGATAACATGGAGGAAAAGACTGAGtcagaaatagtttaaaaaatgggCATGTGATGTCTATCATTTGAAAATGGATCTCTTCGAGCCTAACTcaagatttttgtgaaaaaaattcctaacaaattcccatttacttttatttaaaggtaattttaacacaaacctacaaaataaaacctatatgatacatattcatttgTCTAGCAAAGCCTATTTTAAATGCAGAATCTTCAAgattatgtatttagtattaatagtttttttttttttacgtttttagtatgtctgcattcagtttcatccccaaaatgtaaaaatttacataagtgttttttacaTACCAGTATACAGTAATTATCGTGTATaggtaacctgattattatgcaattcaaacaatatactttaaataaatactctcattattattaatttataaaatgtatcaatactaaatacataaacctgaggattatgcatttcaaataaataggctttattagactaatgaatcatgtgtatcatataaggtttatttggtaggcTTGTGTTAAAAGTAcctaaaaaaagtaaattggaatttgccatgtaaaaaaaatagataaatcttaaattaggcttgaaatatttcagaGTGTAGTGACACCAGACATCCCAGGATTTTTTGCTGAATTGCAACAATTTTGTAAAGAGGAATGGTCCAAAATTCATCCAAATGATTGTGCATGTGTGATCTGCAACTACAGGAAACATTTTGTTGCGGTTGAATGACAATATTTGCCCGTGGTGCAATAATTTGCATAAACCGCGCCCATATTTCCCTGAAAAGGGGTATTCCGTTTGACATACGTCAGCCATTGTGCGGAGGTTTAAAGTTGTAGAGACgaagacaaaaaaacagttgTCATAGATGGCCCAAAACGTTAATAATTTTCTCAGTCTTTATCCTATTTATCGTACAGCTTGCTGAACACAACCGGTGAACAtaaggctgtgcaattaatcgaaattcaattacaatttcaattattacactccactcCACAATTGCAATATgagcataatcataaaaaaatgaataaataaaagattattaactcatttgctcccaaaaacatatgcatacattctattttaaatattaccatgctcctaaagatgtatttattttaactttttatgttgttgtttttcttgctagaacatacagaaggctttgatgcagcctctgaactgcagagaatgcttgaagcaatggttttattacaaaaacggccaacaggtgacggccaacaggtggtagcagagtacaagagctcaaccagggccatgttgcaaaaagctctttcccccactgtttaaaacagatttttaataataattgctgcaaaacggaaacagatagaaatatactttttttcctgatgaaaattCCTGATTAAGTgctagattccatgttttttatagcaatagaacacaatattttgtgggccttgcaaaatccaaaatacaaattttaactttaaatttatatactgtatttgcactttttaaacattttaaaataactaatttaataaatcttcattggtccaaaaggaacttgcaaaattatagtgtttcaaagaaatttgttttaatattttttaaaacattttttggttttgtaccaaaaaaaagtaatcttcctaattgtgatttcaattattaccaaattaatcgtgattaatattttcttcataatggaAAGGAAGCAAAGGAAGGCACCTTGGTGGTCCAATACCGACAGAAGCTGGCTCTAGGGATGAGCAGCTACCtgaaatacatttcatttggaTTTCTGACTCTTAAATTTTGTGCTATAGATGCCGCTGACTCAGGCCTGTCTGACCAGTGATAACCCCTATCAGAGGAAGGGGGGCCTCATGTGTCTTGCTGTGCTGGCTGAAGGATGTGCAGATCATATACGCACCAAGTATGCGTACTTGTTGAAtctgacattgttttttttctcacggaTGATGGATGAATCATGACCTGTGTTTATATCAATACAGGATGCTGTCCTCGGTGCTGCAGACGGTCTGCCAGAGTCTGTCGGATGTTAATCAGGTGGTGCGCAGTGCTGCTCTCTTTGCACTGGGACAGTTCTCAGAACATTTACAGGTGACCCTTTATACCATGCTGTTTTATTCTACTCTACTGTGTATTTGTGTTGAAACATAAGTGAGTATGTGTGTATGCCTCCATTCCATAGCCTGAAGTGAGTAAACATTGTGAGGAATTGATGCCGTTGCTGCTCGGCTACCTTTCGTCCTTGAACCAGGCCAAGGTGGGCCATGTCACTAAGGCCTTTTATGCGCTGGAGAATTTCATGGAGAACTTGGGTAAGCTATGAAATAACGGTGGGTGAGATACCTTATCACTCCAAAAATCGTTGTTCGACATTTTAGATATTGTTCTGGTAACAATTTGaggaagatttttttcccaccggGATTAGTTTAGTGTaaaataatttgacttttttttaatacaataaaagcaCTGAGTGAGGGGGAAACAAGCGAGTGCCCTTTGAGATGTATGTTTTATTCATGACCACGCTTGTAACGCAGAACATTCATATGTCAAATCGTCCtttaccattgaaatgaatggaaatgacgATAATCTGTTCAAGcctcccccaaaaacaaaaatgtttgtcatgtgtttttgaaaatggcACTCAAGGATActgttttttctaaaaataatatgTACATCTAACAACTGAATGCAGCACCTTGTGGTTTTGACAGGATGGCAAGTGTCGCAGCTCTGTGGGATGTGGGTGTTTCTGCATCATAGTGCTTCTGCATGATAGTGTTACACAAAGCATAGTCCAGCCATTGATTGAAAGATATCTATGGGCAGAGGGATATGTTGAGGGGGTAATTATGTAAATTTGCCCCACTGTTTTGTAACAGTAGGGTGGAAGTGCAGCATATATTCTCCCTGCTAGAAATAggcaaataaaatatgtatttgtctgTTAATGATATGTTGTATGCAccctcacttgtctaaacacaataccctgtttattattatatttgtggaatctgaattaatcagcaaaagtaacctgtttttatccatctgcgggggcgaccattttgccacttactgttggctaaaaatggcatcacagtgcctaagggctcaggtacCAACCAATTATCGCTCACCTGctgtctgggtttggtcaggtgacgtttgcaagcttatgctgcatttgaggaactGGGAGATCTGAGTTGCAAACttagaacaaaaaaatggaccacGACATCACTGACCGGCTTCAATGTGACGTCGCTCGACAATGGCGACCCCCATGGAGATGCAATCCGTGAATGGCAGAACATAATTTACAagattataaacatatatttatcttagtttatttttaaacgctTTGAGGTCAGAACTGAGACAATCTAAGTGGGAtaagtccgacttcccaccttcctcaaatgcTACATAAGCCCTTGGGCCCTGTGATacaattttcagtcgacatctGAGAAAATCCACTAAAATGGATAAATCCGGGTGGAttcaattcatattccacaaatgcaatattgaataGTTTATCTGAGCTCATACAACACAGAAAATAACACATCACTTTGAACAACTCAATTAACCGAAAAGGGTATAGGCTGAAGCACCAGGTTTATTATTGCTTGTCCTTTACAGTCCCATATTAATCAAGACTGGTGGAACctcataaaacaaataaatattatttttttttacttgacttcctctttaattttTCACCCTCCATATGAGTAAAGACCGATTGTCATATATAAAATGCATAGTATTTTATTTAgcatttaataaaattattttatttattcaacaaaGGCAATTCTAAACAGTTGATTATTTGCAATCCTGACCTGGCAGTAGACAGCAGAGTAAAGCaagggcaaaaataaaaacaaatataagtaCATGGACAACCAGCTATGTGATCTAGTTAAATATCAAGGTGAAATTCAGACTAAAATAGGAGTAGTGATTATGTGCTGTAATACCCACTAACTTTTTAAAAGATAAGGTTAAATGAggtgaataatttttttggttGATTTTTGTGTTTCAGGAGCAGATATTGAGCCCTACCTTCCCACCTTGATGGACACCATGTTGTCTGCCCTCAACACCACCGACAGCCTGAAAATCAAAGAGCTCACTGTGTCTGCCATCGGCGCCATTGGTGAGCCAATGCTTTTTAACACCCTCTCACACCAAACTTAtatgcaatatgaggcagaaacattattattttatacatggtccatgtgtaaaataacaaggtattaatggcttaaagttgtgttcctataatctaaacggttaagtttgacattttgacttggatgtttttcttttttaatgggcaaaaaagtgttttataaaaaaataaagtaatacaaaagttctatttatcttttatttttaataataataataataatgaaaacacctcaaaatgtaatttaaggcacattcccattctttaaacatggagagtgaatcaTAAAGTAGCCATGgtccaaaatattgaaaaataattcaagttaGCCAGTTAACCagttgtcaaactcatttacagctaTCAGACAGACATtcgttggtaatgctaacagctagccgctagccgctagccacttacgtcggagaattctgccgtatcatacaatgacggcgcaattaattagcggtttctttgcgtcctaaattagcaattgaacataagttcgggatagcgttgtgttgatgttggtcgcaactacaatgtcaatcaactacgacgataaagaaatcctaaacatctaaaagggaagtcaagctagccatcaccaCACGACGTGGGccaatttcaaagtaaaagtctactaaggctatttgcattgccgtcactgtattactgtattggccaactttattttgaagttaggcttagcgtattacgttgagtatgttttagcttccttgacatgtcagaatggtatcgaTTGTGaatgcgccccccccccccccccacacacacacacacaatcacaccaaCCAATCCGCTGATTGTGcgtgatccgaaccgaccacggataCCACTAATTATAATATGATCACATTTTGTTCTGTGGGCTGTAAAATGTTGATATCCCCAGCTGCTCATTTGATATTTCACGCCTCATCTCATTAGCCAGTGCTGCCAAGGAGCTGCTGGTTCCTTACTTCCCCCCGGTTATTGAAAGCCTGAAGGGATTTTTGACGGCCACCTCGGAGGAAATGAGGTCCCTGCAAACTCAGTCTTTAGGTAAACTCATGCTAAAACGAGGGGCCTTCCTCCAAATTTTTGGAAAACTTGTTAGCTAGCAGCTTTCTGTTCTAGACACGCTCTCTGTGCTGGCTCGAACCATCGGCAAAGAGGTCTTCAGTCCTCTTGCTGCCGAATGCGTTCAACTGGGTCTGAAACTCACCGACTCCATAGATGACCCTGATTTAAGACGCTGCACGTACGttaatcctgttttttttggcCTCTCACTGGATCAGTCACAAAGGAACGTTGAAGGTAACACACATCTTCTCTCCATCAGGTACAGCCTGTACTCATCTGTGTCCACAGTCAGCCCGGAATGCTTGATTCCTCACCTTACTCCCATTACAACAGTCATGCTACTTGCCCTCAAGTCTAATGAAGGCATCAAGGTATGAAGTATCGCAATGTTATCTATGCTGCACTACAGATGGTCTGGAATGTGACATGGGGATGATTTCCCACCTCATAGGCGCACCTCGAAGAGGACAAGACATTTGTCCTGCTGGATGACGATGAAGACGACGACAAGGAAGACGCAAAGGATTCGGATGAATGTCTGGACGATGAGTCTGAGACGGATATCCTCGATGCTGCAGCGTACAAACTTAATTTCTTCATTGTGcataataaatgaatgttaCGCTTATTATTTATCTCTGGTGTTAGATTTAGTGTGGAGAACGCCTACATTGATGAGAAGGAGGATGCCTGTGATGCACTGGGAGAGATTGCCTACAACACTGGGTATGcacttttgttgccatggatttagctattaatggctttatttttttgttattttgttatgtaAGATGTACACTGTGTCCAAGTGTCATTTCCTATAGTGTtaatttagtcaacaaaaattaaacaaaattatttttgtcaacacatttttcactggactaaaactagactagactaaaaccctcattaataaacaataactgtgactaaataaatcattatgcgtttttgtcgactaatgaagacaaaaatgtacttcacttaaaaactggactaaaatctatggacattttagttcatgaacaaaaacgagaccagaattatatgattttgtaaaatctctGCTAATCGGTCACTGTGACAGTGACAtcccccctttcaaatctgcaactAGCGAGGGCAACATGTACAGTACAACAAACACATAGGACAGACAGGAggttaaaaaagttttttttttaaaaaaagtacattattaaaaaaaaaaaagaagtaaattgtagttataacgtaacatttatccaacggctataactttccaacaataatgttaatccgatcGCTAACTAATACTGGCTaattactagctcatagcatggagccatagtagccacttgtttatatactgtaattgtgtgtcaagttgtttttttatcaaaaagataagagaacattttatgtgaaatagttttagacacaaaatgttcaacataatctgcttggaaaaaatataggggttaaatgattgtcctgactaaaactggactaaaacgttgacagtttttgttgactaaaactagacaaataaaattgttttcttagactagaataaagactaaaatattAGCTTTATAATTGActaaaaaattaactaaataaaaacagaatgagGTTGACTCACTATggtaaaaactaacaagcgtgattgaaactggactaaaaatgagacaaaattaaaatatggcCGATAAAATTAAGATAATTTTCCTCAATGTTGTCCCATGTAATATCTGCAGAAAATTGAGTGTACTCAATTTTTACTCTACCTGTTTCCTAATGACCTGGCCAAGTTTGTTtttggtctatttttttttaaaatatatgtttcatattatatatatatatatatatatatatatatataaatttcgcttctttttttttttttttttttaacagtgctgTTTTCCAGCCCTTCTTGGAGTCCAGCTTCCAGCAGGTTTTTGAGATGAGAGATGTAAGTTCCTCTGTCTGCTCTTCTGTCAAACTGTACCTTATCCGTCACTATTttatctttgatttatttttgtgtgtcctCCTTGTCCAGTATCCCCACGAGGATGTTCGCCGGGCAGCGTACGGCGCAATGGGCCAATTCTGTCAGGCACAGCACAAGGTTTGGAACGAGAATCCCACCGACTTTAATCACCAAGGTACTATACATAATCACATGAAAATAAGTAATTATATGCTTATATGCTTTTTGAGTGAGCACAGAGAACTGTCCATTAAACAAAATTCCTTGCGTTCTCTCCCCCTTGGCAGCCTTACTGAAGATGCTGGATGTGGTTATTCCCAGTTTTCTGGAGACTGTGCGCACCGAGCCAGAGCGCCAAGTTGTGATGGGCATCCTGGAAACTATGAACAGTGTCATAAAGTCGTGCAAGGAGGAGGTTTTCAAAAACCCCACTCGCCTCAAGGAGATCAGCAGTGTCATCCGGGATGTTTTGAAGAAGAAGGTGAGGACGAGACGATGACTGATGGACATAATTGTGTTACAAAATGTTGAAgctaaagttttgtttttttttgcttgcagaCTGCATGTCAGGACAGCGATGaagctgatgatgatgaccaAGAGGTTGGCTCTCAAATACTGATATCATAGACTGTTCATATTcctaacattaggtacacctacatAATCCTATTAATGAGATATATCATACAGCATCCGCCCTACCAAACGTAATAGTGCTCGGTCAATTGCGCTATGTGTTACTATTGTGGTGTAGAAGTGAGTGCACTGTGTTATAGGCGGTGTAGCCCAtttctaaacatggcattctgattaatattacatttgtggaatatgagttatgaagcaaaattctgccatttttatccatctcagggggtggccattttgctacttgctgtcaactgaggatgacatcactgttgctcaggcaacaacgaATCACAGCTCacgtgttttctgaagctgagctgtgattcgTTGTTAccagagacctgagcaactgtgatgtcattttcacttaacagcaagtggcaaaatggccgccttctgatactgataaaaacggctggattttgctccttaattcatattcaactaacacaatattaaccagaatactggtACAATATTCAGATGAGTGGGGCTAGTGGATCATCACAATTAATAGCTCCTGCTGCTTAGACGCCATGTTTGGGTCTGTGTCGCGGCTTGTTTCAGGCGGAATACGATGCCATGCTCCAAGAGTTTGCAGGTGAAGGGATCCCCCTCCTGGCTGCCTCCGTACCTGCGGACACCTGCGCACCTTTCCTCAATGACCTGCTGCCTCTCATCTTGAGCAAAACTGTGAGTTAAAGGTCACACAAGAAGTGCACCACATAACAGTTCATCTGTGTTTTGCTCATCGATGACTTCATTTGAGGCGCAACTTTCTCATTTTGAGTAGCAATTTTTTGCAGGTTAATCAAAAGAAATTAAGCAAGTGTTTtatcaaacaaaaatatgacactTAACGGGGGAGTGGAATGCAGGGTAAATATTTAAGTATTTGAGTGTCC
Protein-coding sequences here:
- the ipo4 gene encoding importin-4 isoform X2, coding for MRGSQNPQIRQSAAVMLRLRVKKQWRKISPPDRESLKAVVLQAFMQETEHQVQHSLSQLCAMMVKHETPDSWPALLQLLNQSTKSANPHDRQVGLLLLNKVIESNPEPFQPHYCQLLQLFSTVLQDHNNPTALYYCILSLTAMTVYTGTQHLNQMRAIVPSLIVAIKHLIKADESQASEAMEVFNELMESEVSIIVPFVEDMVRFFLEVGSDITLTDSLRVKALSCVAFLIKLKSKMVLKQKLLLPILQAIFPILTAEPPPGEHDPEDDEDDDGDGTDNDNPKHCAAQVIDTMALHMPPEKLFNQLMPLTQACLTSDNPYQRKGGLMCLAVLAEGCADHIRTKMLSSVLQTVCQSLSDVNQVVRSAALFALGQFSEHLQPEVSKHCEELMPLLLGYLSSLNQAKVGHVTKAFYALENFMENLGADIEPYLPTLMDTMLSALNTTDSLKIKELTVSAIGAIASAAKELLVPYFPPVIESLKGFLTATSEEMRSLQTQSLDTLSVLARTIGKEVFSPLAAECVQLGLKLTDSIDDPDLRRCTYSLYSSVSTVSPECLIPHLTPITTVMLLALKSNEGIKAHLEEDKTFVLLDDDEDDDKEDAKDSDECLDDESETDILDAAAFSVENAYIDEKEDACDALGEIAYNTGAVFQPFLESSFQQVFEMRDYPHEDVRRAAYGAMGQFCQAQHKVWNENPTDFNHQALLKMLDVVIPSFLETVRTEPERQVVMGILETMNSVIKSCKEEVFKNPTRLKEISSVIRDVLKKKTACQDSDEADDDDQEAEYDAMLQEFAGEGIPLLAASVPADTCAPFLNDLLPLILSKTKPSCTEAEKSFSLGTIGEILEALITSSGGRELAGQLSGRLLPVLVAGVKESDAEVRNNSVFGLGCLAQAAGPHVASEYPTMLSVFSNLLAKEADLRVIDNLCAALCRMILSNMDAVPLEQVVPVLVARLPLKEDLEENKTVFSCLAMLYSHNPALIVKLMKPIVDSSCHVLGNKEVAKETQQILASLLKKFAQQHLADFQVAVNSLPREEQAKLSTVINAV
- the ipo4 gene encoding importin-4 isoform X1, whose translation is MTEELEQILLRMTQPDNAVIQQATLQLKQVFKDPAIIPALCTVMRGSQNPQIRQSAAVMLRLRVKKQWRKISPPDRESLKAVVLQAFMQETEHQVQHSLSQLCAMMVKHETPDSWPALLQLLNQSTKSANPHDRQVGLLLLNKVIESNPEPFQPHYCQLLQLFSTVLQDHNNPTALYYCILSLTAMTVYTGTQHLNQMRAIVPSLIVAIKHLIKADESQASEAMEVFNELMESEVSIIVPFVEDMVRFFLEVGSDITLTDSLRVKALSCVAFLIKLKSKMVLKQKLLLPILQAIFPILTAEPPPGEHDPEDDEDDDGDGTDNDNPKHCAAQVIDTMALHMPPEKLFNQLMPLTQACLTSDNPYQRKGGLMCLAVLAEGCADHIRTKMLSSVLQTVCQSLSDVNQVVRSAALFALGQFSEHLQPEVSKHCEELMPLLLGYLSSLNQAKVGHVTKAFYALENFMENLGADIEPYLPTLMDTMLSALNTTDSLKIKELTVSAIGAIASAAKELLVPYFPPVIESLKGFLTATSEEMRSLQTQSLDTLSVLARTIGKEVFSPLAAECVQLGLKLTDSIDDPDLRRCTYSLYSSVSTVSPECLIPHLTPITTVMLLALKSNEGIKAHLEEDKTFVLLDDDEDDDKEDAKDSDECLDDESETDILDAAAFSVENAYIDEKEDACDALGEIAYNTGAVFQPFLESSFQQVFEMRDYPHEDVRRAAYGAMGQFCQAQHKVWNENPTDFNHQALLKMLDVVIPSFLETVRTEPERQVVMGILETMNSVIKSCKEEVFKNPTRLKEISSVIRDVLKKKTACQDSDEADDDDQEAEYDAMLQEFAGEGIPLLAASVPADTCAPFLNDLLPLILSKTKPSCTEAEKSFSLGTIGEILEALITSSGGRELAGQLSGRLLPVLVAGVKESDAEVRNNSVFGLGCLAQAAGPHVASEYPTMLSVFSNLLAKEADLRVIDNLCAALCRMILSNMDAVPLEQVVPVLVARLPLKEDLEENKTVFSCLAMLYSHNPALIVKLMKPIVDSSCHVLGNKEVAKETQQILASLLKKFAQQHLADFQVAVNSLPREEQAKLSTVINAV